The nucleotide window TCCGATCAGGATCCAGGTCCAGACCGGCCCCAAGGCCGTCACGATGTCGAGGATCACGCGGAGGTTCCTCCGCCCGGTCCGACCCTCGGTGGCAGGCCCGAACTCTTTCGTGGCTGCGCGGCGTTCTCGCCGAACACGCTGCGGGTGATCTCGGCGATGCCGCCCAGGGTGCCGGCGAGGGAGGCCGCTTCGATCGGCACGATCACCACCCGTTGGTTGGGTGCCGTGGCGAGCGCCTTGATCGCGTCCACGTATTTCTCGGCCACCAGGAAGTTCGCCGCCGCGAGATCGCCTTTCGAGATGGCCTCGCTGATGAGGCCCGTCGCGCGGGCCTCGGCCTCGGCGCTGCGCTCGCGGCCTTCCGCATCCCGGAAGGCGGCCTCGCGCCGACCCTCGGCTTCGAGGATGGCGGATTGCTTGCGGCCCTCGGCGCGCAGGATATCGGCCTGGCGATGTCCTTCGGCCTCCAGCACCGAGGCGCGCTTCTCGCGCTCGGCCTTCATCTGGCGCGCCATGGCGCCGGCGAGGTCGGCAGGCGGCAGGATGTCCTTGATCTCGATCCGGGTCATCTTGACCCCCCAGGGCGAAGAGGCCGCGTCCATCACATGGAGCAGCCGCTCGTTGATCTCGTCGCGGTGGGACAGCAGCTGATCGAGATCCATCGAGCCGACGACCGTGCGGATGTTGGTCATCGTCAGCGTCATCATCGCGGTCTCGAGATTCGAGATCTCATAGGACGCCTTGGCCGCGTCGAGCACCTGGTAGAACACCACCGCGTCGATCTTCACCCCCGCATTGTCGCGGGTGAAGGCCTCCTGGCTCGGCACCTCGATCACCTGCTCCATGACGTTCACGCGGCGGCCGATGCGCTCGACATACGGTGCGATCAGGCCGAGCCCGGATTCGAGGGTGCGCGAATACCGCCCGAACCGCTCCACCGTGTAGACGTGGCCCTGCGGGATGATGTTGATGCCGATGGCGAGGGTGACGACCACGAGGACGACGATCGCCACCGCCACCACGCTCAACCCGATCGAGAGATCCATCCATGCCCCCTGCCGCCGTTTCGCGACATTGACACCGCGCTGCGCTCTCCGCGCAAGCTCGGTCCCACTCCGAGGGGGCGTTTTGTAACCGTTCTTGCCGGTGCTTCCGGGCGATGCCTTATCGCGCCCACACTCCCAGGCGCTCCGTGCGGGCGCGGTCCTCGGCGGCGACGAGGTCGGGTGTCGCTTCCGAGGAGGCGCGGCCCCCGCCGTTGAACAGCACGACCTCCGAGAGGTCGCGGCCTTCCACCGCGCAGAGATAGGCCGCGCTTCCGGCGACCGGCTGGCAGGTCACCGGGCGCCCCGCGAGGTAGCGCGTCAGCTCCTCCGGCTGACCGCCTCGGACCCACTCCACTCCGAACAGGCGCACGAGCTTGCCGCCGACACGGAGGGTCGCGGTGTCGATCACCTCGGACTTGCCGGTGATGGCGTTGGACGGCTCCGGTGCCTTGGCGGGGCTCTCCTCGGCCGAGGGCGGACTCGGCTCCTCCGCGGGGATGCCGGGCGGCGTCGCGGGGGATACGGTCTCGCGCGGATTGGCCGGTGTGGATGGCTGGCCCTGAGCCTGCGGATTCGGGGCCTGCGGGTTCGCGGCTTGCTGGGACGAGGGGGCCGCCTGGACCGGATCGGGCACCTTCGCCGCTTGCCGAGAAGTCTCGGCATCCGGTGCGACGGCCGGCCTGTCGTCCCCGCCGCTATTGGCGAGGACAAGAACGATGACGAGCCCGCCGAGCAGGCCGGCAGCGGCGAGCGTGCTCGGCCGGGTCAGGACGCCGTGATCATCCGGGCGCAGGCGACGCAAACCCTCTCCGGCACGCGTGATCATGCCGGCCAGACGCGGCTCGCCAGCCGACGACGGGGCGTGAGGCCCGGACGAAGGCGGAACAGCGTCCTTGCTGCCCACGGTGGAGAGTCTCTCGCGGGCGATGCCGATCGTCTCCCGCGCCTTGTCGCCGAAGGAGGCACCGATGCGCAGGCCACGCTCGCGCAGGGTCGGCCCGGGGCTCGCGCTCCGCTCGGAGACCGGCCGATCGGCGAATTGAGCCCGGACGCCGCTCAGGGTTTCCGCCCAGGTGGCGGAGACCGTGGCGGCGGCAGCCCTCCCCCTCGCGGCCGAGCGGGACATCACCGAGCGCGCCAGCTCCGACTGCGTCTCGACGAACCGCGCCGTGGCCGCCTTGATCTCCTCCGACGCGGTCGGCTCGGGCGGTTGTTCGATGACGGGTTTTTGTGGGACCGGCAGGAAGAGCGCACCGTGGCGCTCACGCAATTCCGCGAACAGCTCGTCCAGGGTCAGGGGCCCGTTCTCGCCCTGGCGCGGGGCCCCATGACGGTCGACGATCCTGTGGAAAGGCGGGGCGGCGGTCGGTTCGACCACGGCCTCGGCAAGCAGTTGCAGCGTCCGCCGAGCCACGGGAAACGCGTCCTGGCGGCGAATTTCCGCCTCGATCAGCGCTCTCACCGATTCCCGTCCCTGTCGTGCAGCGAGGAGGGCCGGCGCCTCGACCTCGTCGGACGGCCCGCCTGCTGCAGGGTTTTTGCCGGCGGAGAGGTTTTTGCCTGCGGCGCGGTTCTTGGCTGCGGTCGATGTCATCGGTTCGGGTGTGTCTCAGGCGCCATGCCGTGTCGGTGTGATGGCACTCAGCGGGCCGGGGGCGTAACGGCTGAGGACACGGCTCGACTCGGACACGATCACCGGGCGCGGTCCGGCAAAGGAGATTTCGAGAGTCAGCTCCGAGACGCCCTGCGAGCGGGCGCCCTTCCTGGGGTTGTCGGCCCGGAAATCGAAGGTCGAGC belongs to Methylobacterium sp. 77 and includes:
- a CDS encoding SPFH domain-containing protein, which translates into the protein MDLSIGLSVVAVAIVVLVVVTLAIGINIIPQGHVYTVERFGRYSRTLESGLGLIAPYVERIGRRVNVMEQVIEVPSQEAFTRDNAGVKIDAVVFYQVLDAAKASYEISNLETAMMTLTMTNIRTVVGSMDLDQLLSHRDEINERLLHVMDAASSPWGVKMTRIEIKDILPPADLAGAMARQMKAEREKRASVLEAEGHRQADILRAEGRKQSAILEAEGRREAAFRDAEGRERSAEAEARATGLISEAISKGDLAAANFLVAEKYVDAIKALATAPNQRVVIVPIEAASLAGTLGGIAEITRSVFGENAAQPRKSSGLPPRVGPGGGTSA